The following coding sequences are from one Rhipicephalus microplus isolate Deutch F79 chromosome 3, USDA_Rmic, whole genome shotgun sequence window:
- the LOC119186186 gene encoding monocarboxylate transporter 5 has translation MNHGAAMAKELEDRRDIVVDRCWSLAPLSAMSALLAMLISKNSALFYVAFIDEFGVSHQSASWPLTLNVVMAHVAGLLVTVLQERFTIYQIAITGSLLNFSALVASAFVPDITWMCVTLGFLSGLSVGMIMLCLSIYNMLYFDKYRATASGFKYTGMTLAPLAFPLLLSALLREYGLHGGLLLLSAITVNTLPVAMLMNKPRPLNIRCGWRSVDPADKNTNSCGIDSHRGVDANGVPKAVHSGIITNGGDVFWKDFRGHQSNSSNATVLRTKNNNASDSTCGTGYKLNTVTDVVREKDEVCHRNGTTHFPTDKGCARVNGANFPPSKGPAKKTCRGCCKSSRAEHDENCLARTKTPNSVWSSILVLLKNPVLYILVGTFTIGEYTTITFETTVLDYAADRGAARRQAEPMVMYVATAEMLGRLVIPFFWDRARLSRYLLVAMCLLAEAICLIAMPHATSFPQVVATAVVTGIPAGCIVALKSVVLSDHFGVEKLSVCWGIAGVALLPVAFGGPLLIGVFRDTLGSYENLYRMLSAMCVTCAVAFFVLDFALTRSRRRQKLAQESPCTSQRFRARSFDSEVDVRDIY, from the exons ATGAACCACGGCGCTGCCATGGCAAAGGAGCTGGAAGACCGTCGCGACATCGTTGTGGACCGCTGCTGGAGTCTGGCGCCCCTGTCGGCGATGTCGGCCCTGCTGGCCATGCTGATATCAAAGAACAGTGCGCTCTTCTACGTGGCCTTCATTGACGAATTTGGCGTGAGCCACCAGAGCGCCAGCTGGCCCCTCACACTAAATGTAGTGATGGCGCACGTGGCAG GTTTGCTAGTCACGGTGTTGCAAGAGAGATTCACCATCTACCAAATCGCAATAACCGGAAGTCTGCTGAACTTCAGCGCGCTAGTGGCTTCAGCCTTCGTGCCCGACATTACTTGGATGTGTGTTACGTTGGGCTTCTTAAGCG GTTTATCTGTCGGCATGATCATGCTCTGCTTGTCAATATATAACATGCTGTACTTCGACAAGTACCGGGCCACCGCCAGTGGTTTCAAGTACACCGGCATGACGTTGGCGCCACTCGCCTTCCCTCTGCTTCTCTCGGCGCTGCTCAGAGAGTACGGCCTCCACGGCGGCTTGCTGTTGCTCTCGGCAATCACTGTTAACACCCTGCCCGTCGCCATGCTCATGAACAAGCCGCGGCCTCTAAACATACGCTGCGGTTGGCGAAGCGTTGACCCTGCTGATAAAAACACGAATAGCTGTGGTATAGACAGCCATCGTGGAGTAGATGCAAATGGCGTACCAAAGGCCGTTCATTCGGGAATTATAACAAATGGTGGCGATGTGTTCTGGAAAGACTTTCGTGGACACCAGAGCAACTCATCCAATGCCACCGTGTTGCGTACTAAGAATAACAACGCTTCTGACTCTACGTGTGGGACAGGCTACAAGCTGAACACCGTGACGGACGTTGTTCGAGAGAAGGACGAGGTGTGCCACCGAAATGGGACCACTCACTTTCCGACTGATAAGGGCTGTGCAAGGGTTAATGGTGCGAACTTCCCGCCCTCAAAAGGACCCGCCAAGAAAACGTGCCGAGGATGCTGCAAGTCATCTCGCGCGGAACACGACGAAAATTGCCTCGCGCGAACGAAGACACCAAACAGCGTCTGGAGCAGCATCTTGGTGCTCCTCAAGAACCCAGTCCTTTACATTCTCGTAGGCACATTCACAATCGGCGAGTACACTACAATCACTTTCGAGACGACAGTATTGGACTATGCGGCAGACAGAGGCGCCGCAAGGCGTCAAGCAGAACCCATGGTCATGTACGTGGCTACGGCTGAAATGCTGGGACGGCTAGTGATACCGTTCTTCTGGGATCGTGCGCGGCTCAGCCGCTACCTCCTGGTGGCGATGTGCCTGCTGGCTGAAGCTATCTGCCTGATCGCTATGCCACACGCCACCTCTTTTCCGCAGGTAGTGGCGACTGCCGTCGTTACGGGCATTCCGGCGGGTTGTATAGTGGCCTTGAAATCCGTGGTGCTAAGTGATCACTTCGGTGTGGAGAAGTTATCGGTGTGTTGGGGCATCGCCGGTGTCGCCTTGCTGCCTGTCGCCTTCGGTGGGCCTCTTCTCATAG GTGTGTTTCGGGACACCTTGGGGTCGTACGAGAATCTCTACCGCATGTTGTCGGCTATGTGCGTCACCTGCGCCGTCGCTTTCTTCGTTTTGGACTTTGCACTCACACGTTCGCGGAGGCGACAGAAGCTGGCACAGGAGTCTCCTTGCACGTCTCAGCGGTTTCGGGCTCGGTCCTTTGACTCCGAAGTGGATGTCAGAGACATTTACTGA